From a region of the Acinetobacter calcoaceticus genome:
- a CDS encoding phosphoribosyltransferase family protein, giving the protein MAIQLLDAARNEIPVKFTQFSGGERHVQIDETTLSLLSGTVLVRAQMTTSHDVMDYLLLENILLNQGLTVDLEIPYFPYARQDRICAAGQAFSLDVMTKLLNINADKKAGKQGKVTVWDCHSEVTTALLAANTSFSEVVNVSSVDIIAKNEALSALLKDEKTVLICPDKGAKARTQMVADAFNHERKQPITIVQCDKKRDPVTGKILGTHVHATDLSGLTAVITDDICDGGATFIGIAKELRHLNCHKVVLYVTHGIFSKGIEVFDGLLDQLFTSDSFPQQPTDKISVIAFAAK; this is encoded by the coding sequence ATGGCTATCCAGCTTTTAGATGCGGCAAGAAATGAAATTCCAGTGAAATTTACGCAGTTTTCTGGTGGAGAGCGTCATGTTCAAATTGATGAGACAACCTTAAGTTTACTATCTGGCACCGTATTGGTTCGTGCACAAATGACCACAAGCCACGATGTGATGGACTATTTACTACTTGAAAATATATTGCTGAATCAGGGTCTAACCGTTGACCTAGAAATTCCGTATTTTCCTTACGCACGTCAGGACCGTATTTGTGCAGCAGGCCAAGCATTTTCACTCGATGTTATGACTAAGTTACTCAACATCAACGCAGACAAAAAAGCGGGAAAACAAGGCAAGGTAACTGTATGGGATTGCCATAGTGAAGTAACAACAGCATTACTTGCCGCCAATACTTCTTTTAGTGAAGTTGTAAATGTCAGTTCAGTCGACATCATCGCAAAGAATGAAGCGCTGAGTGCATTGTTAAAAGATGAAAAAACAGTACTGATTTGCCCAGACAAAGGGGCGAAAGCACGTACACAAATGGTTGCAGATGCTTTTAATCACGAGCGTAAACAACCCATCACTATTGTTCAGTGTGATAAAAAACGTGACCCAGTGACTGGCAAAATTTTAGGTACACATGTACATGCGACTGATTTATCAGGCCTAACCGCGGTAATCACCGATGACATTTGCGACGGCGGTGCAACTTTTATTGGTATTGCCAAAGAACTCCGTCACCTCAATTGCCATAAGGTCGTTCTGTATGTGACCCACGGTATTTTTAGTAAAGGAATTGAAGTTTTTGATGGGCTGCTAGATCAACTGTTTACTTCAGACAGCTTTCCACAACAGCCAACAGACAAAATTTCAGTAATTGCTTTTGCAGCAAAATAA
- a CDS encoding nicotinate phosphoribosyltransferase, whose product MTIKLNPLNAIDFYKADHRRQYPVGTEYVYANFTPRSSRLAKMLPDFDDKVVFFGLQGFIKHFLIDTWNEGFFKQPKDKVVATYKRRMDTSLGEGAVPVDHIEALHDLGYLPLRIKALPEGSRVNMRVPVLTIINTDPRFFWLTNYIETVLSAELWKSCTTATIAYEYKRLLTQYALKTGAPLDFVPVQAHDFSSRGMSGIYDAAQSGVGHLTSFIGTDSVTSIDYAEDYYNATGVIGVSVPATEHSVMCMGTEDSELETFKRLICELYPSGVVSVVSDTWDFWRVITEFTVALKPEILARQPNALGLTKLVFRPDSGDPVKIICGDPDAEVGSPAYKGAVECLWEVFGGTTTDQGYKVLNEHVGLIYGDSITLDRAQRILEDLEAKGFASNNLVFGIGSFTYNYLTRDTFGFAVKATWGQVNGVGRELFKDPITDSGVKKSAKGLLRIEESENGFTLFDEQTAEQEQGGALKTVFENGKLQYECTLDQIRERLSIA is encoded by the coding sequence ATGACTATTAAACTTAACCCGCTAAACGCTATCGATTTTTATAAAGCTGATCACAGACGTCAGTATCCAGTAGGCACAGAATATGTGTACGCAAACTTTACGCCGCGTTCATCTCGACTCGCTAAAATGCTGCCTGACTTCGATGATAAAGTTGTATTTTTTGGTCTTCAGGGTTTTATCAAACACTTTTTGATAGATACGTGGAATGAAGGCTTTTTCAAGCAACCTAAAGACAAAGTGGTAGCTACTTATAAACGCCGTATGGATACTTCATTGGGTGAAGGCGCTGTACCCGTTGATCATATTGAAGCATTACACGACTTGGGCTATTTACCATTACGCATTAAAGCATTGCCAGAAGGCAGCCGTGTCAATATGCGTGTACCCGTGCTGACCATAATTAATACCGACCCGCGTTTCTTTTGGTTAACTAACTATATTGAAACTGTATTAAGTGCTGAGCTTTGGAAAAGCTGCACTACGGCCACAATTGCCTACGAATACAAACGTTTATTAACGCAATATGCCTTAAAAACTGGTGCTCCACTCGATTTTGTACCTGTGCAAGCACACGATTTTAGTAGCCGGGGCATGAGTGGAATTTATGATGCGGCGCAATCTGGTGTGGGTCACTTAACCAGTTTTATCGGAACAGACTCAGTTACTTCAATTGACTACGCTGAAGACTACTACAATGCCACCGGTGTGATTGGTGTGTCTGTACCAGCGACCGAACACAGTGTGATGTGTATGGGCACAGAAGACAGTGAGCTAGAAACATTTAAGCGTTTAATCTGTGAGCTTTATCCGTCTGGTGTTGTCAGTGTCGTGTCTGATACATGGGACTTCTGGCGAGTGATTACAGAGTTTACAGTGGCTTTAAAACCTGAAATTCTGGCACGACAACCCAACGCTTTAGGTTTGACTAAATTAGTTTTCCGTCCTGACTCTGGTGACCCTGTCAAAATTATTTGTGGTGACCCAGATGCCGAAGTCGGCAGCCCAGCGTACAAAGGCGCGGTTGAATGTTTATGGGAAGTGTTTGGTGGTACAACCACTGACCAAGGCTATAAAGTACTGAATGAACATGTCGGTTTAATTTACGGTGACTCTATTACTTTAGACCGTGCACAGCGTATTTTAGAAGACCTTGAAGCTAAAGGCTTTGCTTCAAACAACTTGGTGTTTGGGATCGGCAGCTTTACCTATAACTATTTAACTCGCGACACCTTTGGGTTTGCTGTAAAAGCGACTTGGGGTCAGGTGAATGGTGTAGGCCGAGAGCTGTTTAAAGACCCGATTACTGACTCAGGCGTAAAAAAATCTGCGAAAGGTCTATTGCGCATCGAAGAAAGTGAAAATGGTTTTACCTTGTTTGATGAGCAAACAGCGGAACAAGAACAAGGCGGAGCACTAAAAACGGTCTTTGAAAATGGTAAACTTCAATATGAGTGTACGTTGGATCAAATTCGTGAGCGTTTATCCATCGCATAA
- a CDS encoding NUDIX hydrolase produces the protein MTIQTEQEFLASYDRRDYDAPLLTVDMAIFSVFNGQLQVLLIKRPNFPAKDQWALPGGFADLTHDQDLMATAYRKLVEKTGIASPYLEQVASVGNAKRDPRGWAVTILYFALIDFNAYQHQELAEYSEWVPVAKAQDLALAFDHNELLTLALERLTNKTRYTALPASLMPELFTLTELQTIYEIILGQSLDKKAFRRRMIEAGAVEETNHSKIVGKRPAQLYRYALDSFDFIFPRSLELPRNKEGEDKQNNELSD, from the coding sequence GTGACTATTCAAACTGAACAAGAATTCCTTGCCAGTTATGATCGCCGAGATTATGACGCACCTTTACTGACTGTAGATATGGCTATTTTCTCGGTATTTAATGGTCAGTTGCAGGTATTACTCATTAAACGGCCGAATTTTCCAGCCAAAGACCAATGGGCTTTACCGGGTGGTTTTGCCGATTTAACCCATGATCAAGACTTGATGGCCACGGCTTATCGTAAGCTGGTCGAAAAAACAGGGATTGCCTCACCTTACTTGGAACAAGTTGCCTCTGTCGGCAACGCCAAACGTGACCCGCGCGGCTGGGCCGTGACCATTTTGTATTTTGCTTTAATCGATTTTAATGCCTATCAACATCAAGAGTTGGCTGAATACAGCGAATGGGTGCCTGTAGCAAAAGCACAAGATTTAGCATTGGCTTTTGATCACAACGAATTACTCACCTTGGCATTAGAGCGTTTAACCAATAAAACTCGCTATACCGCATTGCCCGCCAGTCTCATGCCAGAATTATTTACGCTAACCGAGCTACAAACTATTTATGAAATTATTCTTGGGCAATCGCTAGATAAAAAAGCGTTTAGACGCCGTATGATAGAAGCTGGCGCAGTTGAAGAAACCAATCACAGTAAAATTGTGGGTAAACGACCAGCTCAACTTTACCGCTATGCACTCGATTCTTTTGATTTTATATTTCCTCGTTCACTCGAATTACCAAGAAATAAAGAGGGTGAAGACAAACAAAACAATGAGCTTTCTGACTAG
- a CDS encoding methylenetetrahydrofolate reductase C-terminal domain-containing protein, which produces MSHVSLCFQQNQFFVLVEYLTSLHEIYPVKHELAGYPAAMTLADRVHSDHDVAPLEASKSYPDSIEKVLHFSGKARDIQDFEQFLEQAQAANIQNLLLLTGDKLKEHHNGRNGQPRTRYLESVNAVMAAKQHGGFRIGVAFNPFKYVEAERDAQYLKLHKKIKAGADFIITQLGYDIDALKQAKSFLTKYGYLQQILACVMPLTLGRANFMVKHKVAGIVITAHMLKVLADEKLAGHTDRVYLRCALQILICKHLGFAGIHLSACHKPEEQMLLESYIEQYRHLELDSLEQLWNSLWQVTTGKEFSPEIARFSRQPTSKQLIKYRQLHVMHEAMFGSKIAKGVGRFIFKASFWENTLVAKVLLKTEVLSKYSLVGCESCGQCRLGDTLYICPETCPKGLANGPCGGTTLDRCEFGDRECIHSIKARLAKAVEQTEILKEKLIPTVPLETRGTSSWKNWYLATL; this is translated from the coding sequence ATGTCACACGTTTCTCTCTGTTTCCAGCAAAACCAGTTTTTTGTGTTGGTGGAATACCTCACTTCACTGCATGAAATTTATCCTGTGAAACATGAGTTGGCGGGATATCCGGCTGCAATGACATTGGCAGATCGTGTACATTCAGATCATGATGTCGCGCCGCTTGAGGCCAGCAAAAGTTACCCTGACTCAATAGAGAAAGTCTTACACTTTTCAGGTAAGGCCCGAGACATACAAGACTTTGAGCAGTTTTTAGAGCAAGCTCAAGCAGCCAATATTCAAAACTTGTTATTGCTTACAGGCGATAAACTCAAAGAACATCATAATGGTCGAAATGGACAGCCTCGTACTCGATACCTAGAATCTGTAAACGCCGTAATGGCTGCTAAACAGCATGGTGGATTCCGTATTGGCGTTGCCTTTAACCCATTTAAATATGTTGAAGCTGAGCGTGACGCACAGTATTTAAAACTGCATAAGAAAATTAAAGCAGGCGCTGACTTTATCATTACCCAATTGGGCTATGACATTGATGCCTTAAAGCAAGCCAAATCATTTTTAACAAAGTACGGCTATTTGCAGCAAATACTGGCTTGCGTCATGCCTCTAACTTTGGGCCGCGCCAATTTTATGGTGAAGCATAAGGTCGCAGGTATTGTGATTACTGCGCACATGCTAAAAGTCTTAGCAGATGAAAAACTAGCAGGGCATACAGACCGTGTTTATTTGCGCTGTGCTTTACAGATTTTGATTTGCAAACACTTAGGGTTTGCAGGGATTCATTTATCTGCCTGCCATAAGCCAGAAGAGCAAATGCTGCTTGAAAGTTATATTGAGCAGTACAGACATCTGGAGCTTGATTCCTTAGAGCAGCTTTGGAATTCACTTTGGCAAGTCACGACAGGCAAAGAGTTTTCACCTGAAATTGCTCGTTTTTCTCGTCAGCCAACGTCTAAACAATTAATTAAATATCGCCAATTACATGTGATGCATGAAGCAATGTTTGGGTCGAAAATTGCTAAAGGCGTTGGACGCTTTATTTTTAAAGCATCTTTTTGGGAAAATACTTTGGTCGCCAAAGTACTACTCAAAACTGAAGTGCTGAGTAAATATAGCTTAGTGGGCTGTGAAAGCTGTGGTCAGTGCCGTTTAGGTGACACTTTATATATTTGCCCTGAAACGTGTCCAAAAGGTTTAGCCAATGGGCCTTGTGGCGGTACAACTTTAGACCGCTGTGAATTTGGTGACCGTGAGTGTATTCATTCAATCAAAGCAAGACTTGCAAAAGCGGTTGAACAAACCGAAATATTAAAAGAGAAACTGATTCCAACTGTACCACTTGAAACGAGAGGGACCAGTTCTTGGAAAAACTGGTATTTAGCGACTTTGTAA
- a CDS encoding HlyD family secretion protein — translation MDNVAQLETDTNFQSRKKITWGVFSVLLLFLVAGIIYYFFVYRFYQSTDNAYVQADVTWVMPKISGEVMELVIHDNQSVKKGETLAILDHRDYQARYDQASSVVSLKEAALGVQQQNEKSAKSSITEASSGVVAAQADLSRLRKDFERYQDLLKDGVITRQNFEGVQSQYLTAQAQLSKAQAAVNAAEAQLGSLQASRAQLLADIQSANANLNLYQVDLASSKVVSPVAGKIGSLAIQKGSRVSPQTRLMAIIPENSLYVQANFKETQIEKMHIGQKVKLKLDAYPSLTYNGTIESFSPASGATFSLMPPDNATGNFNKVVQRIPVRIAIDSSPHIDLIKPGMSVSATVDLRT, via the coding sequence ATGGATAACGTAGCTCAGCTAGAAACTGATACTAATTTCCAAAGTCGAAAAAAGATAACTTGGGGTGTTTTTAGTGTCCTGCTGTTATTTTTAGTCGCGGGCATTATATATTATTTTTTTGTATACCGATTTTATCAATCTACTGATAATGCTTATGTGCAAGCAGATGTCACTTGGGTGATGCCAAAGATTTCAGGCGAAGTGATGGAGTTAGTGATTCACGATAATCAGTCGGTAAAAAAAGGGGAAACCTTAGCTATATTGGACCACCGCGACTACCAAGCTCGTTATGATCAGGCTAGTTCTGTCGTGAGCTTAAAAGAAGCGGCGCTAGGCGTACAACAACAAAATGAAAAGTCTGCCAAGTCTTCAATTACTGAAGCAAGTAGTGGCGTTGTTGCAGCGCAAGCAGACTTATCTCGCTTAAGAAAAGATTTTGAACGTTATCAAGATTTATTAAAAGATGGCGTAATTACCCGCCAAAACTTTGAAGGGGTTCAGTCTCAATATTTAACGGCTCAAGCACAGCTCAGCAAAGCACAAGCCGCCGTAAATGCAGCAGAAGCTCAGTTGGGTAGTTTACAGGCCAGTAGAGCGCAACTTTTGGCAGATATTCAAAGTGCCAATGCAAACTTAAACCTGTATCAGGTCGATCTTGCTTCATCAAAAGTGGTGAGCCCAGTCGCAGGGAAAATAGGAAGCCTTGCGATCCAGAAAGGTTCGCGTGTTTCTCCGCAAACCCGCTTAATGGCGATCATTCCTGAAAATAGTTTGTATGTACAAGCGAACTTCAAAGAAACTCAAATTGAAAAAATGCATATTGGTCAGAAAGTTAAATTAAAACTTGATGCCTACCCAAGCCTGACTTACAACGGAACAATTGAGAGTTTTTCACCAGCCTCTGGTGCAACTTTCTCACTTATGCCACCAGACAATGCCACAGGCAACTTTAACAAGGTTGTACAACGTATTCCTGTACGCATTGCCATAGATTCAAGTCCGCATATTGATCTTATAAAACCCGGAATGTCGGTTAGCGCTACGGTTGACCTAAGAACTTAA
- a CDS encoding DHA2 family efflux MFS transporter permease subunit, whose amino-acid sequence MNKHIDAEWKFPAKTAWAIFAAMIFGNFMAILDIQIVASSLNEVQAGMSASRYEVTWVQTVYLIAEIIAIPMSSIVSRVLSTRVYYTICAIGFTISSLLCALAWNLESLLVFRGIQGFMGGGMIPTSMTALYLLFPEAKRSLPLVMFGMISTLGPAIGPTIGGWLTNNFSWHWMFLINIIPGIIIATIIYTGPNIDRANHSLIKSMDWLSLIGMAMFLGGLEYFLDEGARHDWLADTGVRVAFMICVVGGMIFFSRSFTQPKPLLDLSVFKNKNFTLSAITTFVIGMALYGLGYMIPVFLGQVREMNSSQIGHVMMVTGIVMFCFAPFLAWLIPNFDTRKTVFIGMILAGFGVWLNSHLSIHSDYDFMFWPQIYRGIGLMICLIVVSHLAMSTLPLSKVADASGIYNLMRNIGGAVGLALINSSLDWLTALHVTQINQSMTPQNWIFTERLDQLTAQYQEVGSNAQQIALSVIYRDIHFQALTSSFNDLLRMLAIIMFVTAFLTIFMDRGKKMNM is encoded by the coding sequence ATGAATAAGCATATTGACGCTGAGTGGAAGTTTCCCGCAAAGACGGCTTGGGCAATTTTTGCTGCCATGATTTTTGGCAACTTTATGGCGATTCTTGATATTCAGATTGTGGCGAGTTCTTTAAATGAAGTTCAAGCTGGCATGAGTGCAAGCCGCTATGAAGTGACTTGGGTGCAAACGGTTTATTTAATTGCCGAAATTATTGCGATTCCAATGTCGAGTATTGTTTCGCGAGTGCTTTCGACACGGGTCTATTACACCATCTGTGCAATTGGCTTCACCATCAGTTCTTTACTTTGTGCGTTGGCATGGAACTTAGAGAGTTTACTGGTTTTCCGTGGCATTCAAGGCTTTATGGGCGGCGGGATGATTCCAACCTCCATGACCGCATTGTACTTACTTTTCCCAGAAGCAAAACGTTCATTGCCTTTGGTTATGTTTGGAATGATCAGTACTTTAGGTCCAGCCATCGGCCCAACCATTGGCGGTTGGCTGACTAATAATTTTTCATGGCACTGGATGTTCCTGATTAATATTATTCCGGGCATTATCATTGCCACGATTATCTACACAGGTCCAAATATTGACCGTGCGAATCATTCACTCATCAAAAGCATGGACTGGCTCAGCCTCATTGGTATGGCGATGTTTTTGGGTGGACTGGAATATTTCCTTGATGAAGGCGCACGGCATGACTGGCTTGCAGACACAGGCGTTCGGGTTGCTTTCATGATCTGCGTTGTGGGCGGCATGATTTTCTTCTCTCGAAGCTTTACCCAGCCCAAGCCTTTGCTCGATTTATCCGTATTTAAGAATAAAAACTTTACCTTAAGTGCCATCACAACTTTTGTGATTGGTATGGCGCTGTATGGCTTGGGTTACATGATTCCAGTGTTCCTTGGGCAAGTCCGTGAAATGAACAGTAGCCAAATTGGTCACGTCATGATGGTGACAGGCATTGTTATGTTCTGCTTCGCACCGTTCCTTGCGTGGCTTATTCCCAATTTTGATACCCGCAAAACAGTATTTATTGGAATGATTCTGGCTGGTTTTGGTGTGTGGCTCAATTCTCACCTCAGCATTCACAGTGATTATGACTTTATGTTCTGGCCGCAAATCTATCGTGGTATTGGCCTCATGATCTGCCTAATTGTGGTTTCACATTTAGCCATGAGCACTTTGCCACTGAGTAAAGTTGCCGATGCCAGCGGTATTTATAACCTGATGCGCAATATTGGCGGAGCGGTTGGACTAGCACTGATTAACTCATCATTAGACTGGCTGACTGCGCTTCATGTTACCCAGATTAATCAGTCGATGACCCCGCAGAACTGGATTTTTACTGAAAGACTCGATCAGCTCACGGCGCAATATCAGGAAGTCGGCTCAAATGCACAGCAAATAGCGCTCAGCGTGATCTATCGTGACATTCATTTTCAAGCACTTACATCTAGTTTTAATGATTTATTACGCATGCTCGCAATCATCATGTTTGTGACCGCCTTTTTAACCATCTTTATGGATCGGGGGAAGAAAATGAATATGTAG
- a CDS encoding GH3 auxin-responsive promoter family protein, translated as MKPNEWLTLGSHLILKQWCDASDRNFQKRFNALEATQRQILHSILQTSTLAKDKKVQNYEQFVKSFPATRYGAWREDIQRYREQKLSLSTSKLVRFQPTSGSSEQIKFIPYTKLFLDELDHAIAPWMASLYRKCPELSSGTHYWSVSWLPESQREVLKDKNLNDDSALLGVGKRILSKFTQAVPSNVAFAANADDALFATICYLVANRNLAMISVWSPTFALQLLERLESMQQEVIEVLQSGSWGNRQASLKEVTAPHSPESAQALIDSSNGEQIDFKQLWPKLSLVSSWDTAGSKAWAEKLKEKLPSVQFEGKGLWATEGVVTIPYNDQYPLAYQSHFYEFEYLEGDKQGQIIPSWQLKQGDVVSPLITSGNGLLRYCMDDCLRVTGLIEQIPCFEFQGRRFGVDLVGEKLAPETAQQLLSQLNETESKAISLLAIDTEQHVKPFYCVLFEGEIHHSISNEYIDSILRQNFHYELARNLGQLDQPQIRQANNGWSAYKKLVMFDGIIEGNIKPEPLKKVTLNSLEQL; from the coding sequence ATGAAACCTAATGAATGGCTAACTTTGGGTTCGCATCTGATTTTAAAACAATGGTGTGATGCATCCGATCGTAATTTTCAAAAACGGTTTAATGCGTTAGAAGCAACACAACGCCAAATTCTGCATTCGATTTTACAGACATCGACTTTGGCCAAAGATAAAAAAGTTCAAAACTATGAGCAGTTTGTAAAATCATTTCCTGCGACACGTTACGGCGCGTGGCGAGAAGACATTCAACGTTACCGTGAACAGAAACTTTCACTATCTACCAGTAAACTTGTTCGTTTCCAGCCGACGAGTGGGTCGAGTGAACAGATTAAGTTTATTCCATACACCAAGCTGTTTTTAGATGAGCTTGACCATGCGATTGCGCCGTGGATGGCGAGTTTATACCGTAAATGTCCGGAACTGAGTTCGGGAACGCATTATTGGTCGGTGTCATGGTTACCTGAAAGCCAGCGTGAAGTTTTAAAAGATAAAAACTTAAATGATGATAGTGCGCTACTGGGTGTAGGTAAGCGAATTTTATCTAAGTTTACCCAAGCGGTTCCAAGTAATGTTGCATTTGCAGCCAATGCCGATGATGCACTCTTTGCCACGATTTGTTATCTGGTGGCAAACCGTAATTTAGCCATGATCTCGGTGTGGAGTCCAACGTTTGCGCTGCAATTGCTTGAACGTTTAGAGTCAATGCAACAGGAAGTTATTGAAGTTTTACAAAGTGGTTCATGGGGCAATCGTCAGGCTTCATTAAAAGAAGTGACTGCACCGCATAGTCCTGAAAGCGCTCAAGCCTTAATTGACAGCTCAAACGGCGAACAGATTGACTTCAAACAGCTATGGCCTAAGTTAAGTTTAGTGTCGAGTTGGGATACCGCAGGTTCAAAAGCTTGGGCTGAAAAATTAAAAGAGAAATTACCCAGTGTTCAGTTTGAAGGAAAAGGTCTATGGGCGACGGAAGGCGTAGTGACTATTCCCTATAATGACCAATACCCGCTGGCGTATCAAAGTCACTTCTATGAATTTGAATATTTAGAGGGCGACAAACAAGGTCAAATCATTCCGTCGTGGCAGCTTAAACAAGGTGATGTGGTGAGCCCACTCATTACATCTGGTAATGGCTTGCTTCGTTACTGTATGGATGATTGCTTACGCGTGACTGGCCTTATCGAGCAAATTCCGTGTTTTGAGTTCCAAGGCCGCCGTTTTGGTGTAGATCTGGTCGGTGAAAAACTCGCACCTGAAACTGCCCAGCAATTATTGTCGCAGTTAAATGAAACAGAATCTAAAGCGATTTCTTTACTGGCGATTGATACCGAGCAACACGTTAAGCCGTTTTATTGCGTGCTTTTTGAAGGTGAAATTCATCACAGCATTAGCAATGAATATATCGACAGTATTTTGCGTCAAAACTTCCATTATGAACTTGCTCGCAACCTGGGACAGTTAGATCAGCCACAGATTCGTCAGGCCAATAATGGTTGGAGCGCTTACAAAAAACTGGTCATGTTTGACGGTATTATCGAAGGCAATATCAAGCCTGAGCCACTCAAAAAAGTCACCCTCAATAGTTTGGAACAACTATGA
- a CDS encoding TolC family protein — translation MKGIKQFNTRFLTLRHAVYLGMLLVSNTHAMTLDKALSASLRHESQLEVSRLSVNQSSAMLEQAKQRDGLKVNLVGQLDYERIDTPSQVLFPTEGNRKGRSLQLQADYPIYTSGRHRLGIDVAESQLSAQNQGLSDQRSETILNTVMVYTDVLKKKAILELRQKTMANLQRSLYESKRRFDVGMITRADLAQVLAQVAQGQADITQAQSNLTVSEAQFYQVTGVTPENLAAIKKLPAIPANLDEILAQTKNHPALMRSKYEKQAAEKQYALTKRELWPTVMLTSRAGKQDEASYIGSESNNYMVGVQLNVPLYDDGLNRANVKKAQADIDLANQKTRSLELDLNKRTRTTYAQLQTIRQNKEALANAIEAASIAFVYTRKEFDVGTKTTFDLLNTEQKLLDVQTQKTVNDQDEVVFVYQLLDQMGRLNNLVPVQTAQQVNNE, via the coding sequence ATGAAAGGGATAAAGCAATTTAATACTCGGTTTTTAACACTTCGACACGCCGTGTATCTTGGCATGTTGCTTGTGTCGAATACACATGCCATGACTTTAGACAAGGCTTTGTCTGCCAGCTTAAGACATGAAAGTCAGCTTGAGGTCAGCCGTTTAAGCGTGAATCAGTCAAGCGCTATGCTTGAACAAGCGAAACAGCGTGATGGACTTAAAGTCAATTTAGTCGGGCAACTTGACTATGAAAGAATAGATACGCCTTCACAAGTCCTATTTCCAACCGAAGGAAACCGTAAAGGTCGAAGTTTGCAATTGCAGGCGGATTATCCGATTTATACCTCTGGACGACACCGTTTAGGAATTGATGTTGCCGAAAGCCAGCTCTCTGCACAAAACCAAGGGTTATCTGACCAAAGATCGGAAACCATTTTAAATACTGTGATGGTTTATACCGACGTATTAAAGAAGAAAGCCATTTTAGAACTCAGACAAAAGACCATGGCGAATCTGCAACGGTCTTTATATGAATCGAAGCGCCGTTTTGACGTGGGGATGATTACCCGCGCGGACTTGGCTCAGGTTTTGGCACAAGTTGCCCAAGGTCAAGCCGATATTACACAGGCGCAATCTAATTTGACCGTAAGCGAAGCACAGTTTTACCAAGTGACGGGTGTAACGCCTGAAAACCTTGCTGCAATTAAGAAACTACCCGCTATTCCCGCTAACTTAGATGAAATTTTGGCTCAAACCAAAAACCATCCAGCTTTAATGCGTAGCAAATATGAAAAACAGGCTGCCGAGAAACAATATGCTTTAACTAAACGTGAACTCTGGCCTACGGTCATGCTCACCAGCCGTGCCGGAAAGCAAGATGAAGCAAGCTATATTGGTTCTGAAAGTAATAACTATATGGTTGGGGTGCAGTTGAATGTACCGCTATACGATGATGGTTTAAATCGGGCCAATGTCAAAAAAGCACAAGCCGATATAGATTTGGCTAACCAAAAAACGCGAAGTCTTGAACTGGATTTGAATAAGCGTACCCGCACGACTTACGCGCAGCTTCAAACCATTCGACAAAATAAAGAAGCACTGGCAAATGCCATAGAGGCTGCGTCGATTGCCTTTGTCTACACACGTAAAGAGTTTGATGTTGGCACCAAAACCACGTTTGATTTGCTCAATACCGAACAAAAATTATTGGATGTCCAAACCCAAAAAACAGTCAATGACCAAGACGAAGTGGTGTTTGTCTATCAGTTACTCGACCAAATGGGGCGTTTAAATAATTTGGTGCCCGTACAGACCGCACAACAGGTGAATAATGAATGA